From the Nocardiopsis changdeensis genome, one window contains:
- a CDS encoding sensor histidine kinase, with product MFETTAWRERAPRLVRSARAVDALLPAALVALSFVPGIAHQGVDLAELPDDRTLDPLGLVLIAAQAAPLVLRRRFPVACLAAVAAAFTAFQLLRYPDAFASLGLLVALYTVGTRPPRRPAPVAAGALAAYALVCCCLYLAGSPTTAADYLAFGLVLLACCALGRWVRARALDAEERRRRAEADAAAAERARIARDLHDVVTHHVTSMVVQADTAGYLLGRSDGVGSTLAGIGETGRRALDDLRHLLGVLDPREDPAGPSLGGLAGLVERSRGAGQSVDLVEDGEPRPMLPRQEEALYRVVQESVTNALKHAPGGHVLVRIEHGDEAVGARITTGGGAPPAEGAGPPRPRSGGRGLTGLRERVGAVGGELRAGPSDDGGFTVHAIVPRGET from the coding sequence GTGTTCGAGACAACGGCGTGGAGGGAGCGCGCGCCCCGCCTCGTACGAAGCGCGAGGGCCGTCGACGCCCTGCTCCCCGCGGCACTCGTGGCCCTGTCCTTCGTCCCCGGGATCGCCCACCAGGGGGTCGACCTGGCGGAACTGCCGGACGACCGGACCCTGGACCCCCTGGGCCTGGTCCTCATCGCCGCCCAGGCCGCACCCCTCGTCCTCCGGCGCCGGTTCCCCGTCGCCTGCCTGGCCGCGGTCGCCGCCGCGTTCACCGCCTTCCAGCTGCTGCGCTACCCCGACGCCTTCGCCTCCCTTGGGCTGCTCGTGGCCCTGTACACCGTCGGCACGCGCCCGCCGCGCCGCCCCGCTCCGGTGGCCGCGGGAGCGCTCGCCGCCTACGCGCTCGTCTGCTGCTGCCTGTACCTCGCGGGCTCGCCCACCACCGCGGCCGACTACCTCGCCTTCGGCCTCGTCCTGCTCGCGTGCTGCGCCCTCGGCCGGTGGGTGCGCGCCCGCGCCCTGGACGCCGAGGAGCGCCGCCGCCGCGCGGAGGCGGACGCCGCCGCCGCCGAACGGGCCCGTATCGCCCGCGACCTGCACGACGTCGTCACCCACCACGTCACCTCGATGGTGGTCCAGGCCGACACCGCGGGCTATCTGCTCGGCCGCTCCGACGGGGTGGGGAGCACCCTGGCCGGCATCGGGGAGACGGGGCGGCGCGCCCTGGACGACCTCCGGCACCTGCTCGGCGTCCTGGACCCGCGCGAGGACCCGGCCGGCCCCTCGCTCGGCGGGCTCGCCGGCCTCGTCGAGCGCTCCCGCGGCGCGGGGCAGAGCGTGGACCTGGTCGAGGACGGCGAGCCCCGGCCGATGCTCCCCCGGCAGGAGGAGGCCCTGTACCGCGTCGTCCAGGAGTCCGTCACGAACGCGCTCAAGCACGCGCCCGGCGGGCACGTCCTCGTCCGCATCGAGCACGGGGACGAGGCGGTCGGCGCCCGGATCACCACCGGGGGCGGCGCGCCCCCGGCCGAGGGGGCCGGTCCGCCCCGCCCCCGCTCCGGCGGCCGCGGTCTGACGGGCCTGCGGGAGAGGGTCGGCGCCGTCGGCGGGGAACTGCGCGCGGGCCCCTCCGACGACGGGGGCTTCACAGTGCACGCCATCGTCCCCCGGGGGGAAACGTGA
- a CDS encoding response regulator — MNGSPIRVVVCEDDEAVRTGYAAVLDAQPDMTVVGQAGDGAEAVSVIRDLRPDVAVMDVHMPRLSGIEATALLAGPPDPHPVRILVVTTFNLDEYVYEALRAGASGFLLKDAPLHELIAGVRTVARGEALLSPAVTRRLIGEYALRVRPADPAPPAVLPEPLTEREHEVLLLMAEGLSNGEIAERMTVAHETVKTHVSRILTKLRLRDRVQAVVFAYRSGLVRQG, encoded by the coding sequence GTGAACGGTTCGCCCATCCGCGTCGTGGTCTGCGAGGACGACGAGGCGGTGCGCACCGGGTACGCCGCGGTGCTCGACGCCCAGCCGGACATGACCGTGGTGGGGCAGGCCGGTGACGGCGCCGAAGCGGTGAGCGTCATCCGGGACCTGCGCCCCGACGTCGCGGTGATGGACGTCCACATGCCCCGCCTGAGCGGCATCGAGGCGACCGCCCTCCTGGCGGGCCCGCCGGACCCCCACCCGGTGCGGATCCTGGTGGTGACGACCTTCAACCTGGACGAGTACGTCTACGAGGCGCTGCGGGCGGGCGCCAGCGGATTCCTGCTGAAGGACGCCCCGCTGCACGAGCTGATCGCGGGCGTGCGCACGGTCGCCCGGGGGGAGGCGCTGCTGTCACCGGCGGTGACCCGGCGGCTCATCGGCGAGTACGCCCTGCGCGTCCGCCCCGCCGACCCGGCCCCGCCCGCGGTGCTCCCCGAGCCGCTGACCGAGCGCGAGCACGAGGTGCTGCTCCTCATGGCGGAGGGGCTGTCCAACGGGGAGATCGCCGAACGGATGACGGTCGCGCACGAGACCGTCAAGACCCACGTGTCGCGGATCCTCACCAAGCTCCGGCTGCGCGACCGGGTCCAGGCCGTCGTGTTCGCCTACCGCTCGGGGCTGGTGCGCCAGGGCTGA
- a CDS encoding CPBP family intramembrane glutamic endopeptidase produces the protein MSPDAVPASTPRRFRPTVLRSVLLLLLVGALAALLSGVTDAVGASVWALPLGVAAAALGLWAYRLAIRRIEGREPLELSRKGAVRGLGWGTAAGFGVFAATIAAIAVLGGYRVTGWGSFEAFLAVCGLMCAVAVTEELLFRGVVFRLVEEAAGTWGALAVSSVLFGGIHLVNPNATLWGALAITLQAGLMLGAAYAATRSLWLPIGLHFGWNTTQARVFGTAVSGSEDAFAGLLTGEAGGPAAISGGAFGPEGSVFAVLFCGAVTVYLLRVAQRRGHIVPRRSRRA, from the coding sequence ATGTCCCCTGACGCCGTACCCGCGTCCACCCCCCGCCGATTCCGGCCGACGGTCCTGCGCTCGGTGCTCCTCCTGCTCCTGGTCGGAGCCCTGGCCGCGCTCCTCTCGGGCGTGACGGACGCGGTGGGCGCGTCGGTGTGGGCCCTGCCCCTCGGAGTCGCGGCGGCGGCCCTCGGCCTGTGGGCCTACCGGCTCGCGATCCGCCGGATCGAGGGGAGGGAGCCGCTGGAACTCTCCCGGAAGGGGGCGGTCCGCGGCCTCGGATGGGGGACGGCGGCCGGGTTCGGCGTGTTCGCCGCGACCATCGCGGCCATCGCCGTCCTCGGGGGCTACCGGGTCACCGGCTGGGGGTCGTTCGAGGCGTTCCTCGCCGTGTGCGGGCTGATGTGCGCGGTCGCGGTGACGGAGGAGCTGCTGTTCCGCGGGGTCGTCTTCCGCCTCGTGGAGGAGGCCGCCGGAACCTGGGGCGCGCTCGCCGTGAGCTCCGTGCTCTTCGGCGGAATCCACCTGGTGAACCCGAACGCGACCCTGTGGGGAGCGCTGGCCATCACCCTGCAGGCCGGCCTCATGCTGGGCGCCGCCTACGCCGCCACGCGTTCCCTGTGGCTGCCGATCGGCCTGCACTTCGGCTGGAACACGACGCAGGCGAGGGTCTTCGGCACCGCCGTCTCCGGTAGCGAGGACGCGTTCGCCGGGCTGTTGACCGGGGAGGCGGGCGGGCCCGCCGCGATCAGCGGGGGCGCCTTCGGTCCCGAGGGCAGTGTCTTCGCCGTGTTGTTCTGTGGCGCGGTCACGGTGTACCTCCTGCGCGTGGCCCAGCGCAGGGGCCACATCGTGCCCCGGCGCTCCCGCCGGGCCTGA
- a CDS encoding DUF952 domain-containing protein, with translation MAHILHMTELERWKAGGDVEADSLAEEGFVHASPDEKTLLAVADAFYSAATGPLVALVVDTGVLDSLGVETRWEAAAPAPPPGADDGVLFPHVYGAIPREAVVAVRHLRRAPDGRFTVVREHPAAAEAPGPLPRSEGG, from the coding sequence ATGGCCCACATCCTGCACATGACCGAGCTGGAACGCTGGAAGGCCGGCGGCGACGTCGAGGCCGACTCCCTGGCGGAGGAGGGCTTCGTGCACGCCTCGCCCGACGAGAAGACCCTGCTGGCGGTCGCCGACGCCTTCTACTCCGCGGCGACCGGTCCCCTGGTCGCGCTGGTCGTGGACACCGGCGTGCTGGACTCGCTGGGGGTGGAGACCCGTTGGGAGGCCGCCGCCCCGGCGCCGCCGCCCGGGGCGGACGACGGCGTCCTGTTCCCCCACGTGTACGGCGCGATCCCCCGGGAGGCGGTGGTGGCGGTCCGCCACCTGCGGCGCGCCCCCGACGGCCGGTTCACCGTTGTCCGGGAGCACCCGGCGGCCGCGGAGGCGCCGGGCCCGCTCCCCCGCTCCGAGGGCGGGTGA
- a CDS encoding HXXEE domain-containing protein, giving the protein MSESAGAVPAAATWGLLAAWAVHDLEELVAIPGWSRRARPRLRRELPWVPERVWDRLDVSPAHNAAAIGLMGVVVAAAAADGARTGGRSGFYQTVLLGFGAHAVVHVAQSAATRGYTPGAVTAPLVVVPFSLWAWSRLRAAGVPAARGGGPAAMAALPAALGAVHGLAALLTRGRRGKE; this is encoded by the coding sequence GTGTCCGAGTCGGCGGGGGCGGTACCGGCCGCAGCGACCTGGGGGCTGCTCGCCGCCTGGGCCGTCCACGACCTGGAGGAGCTGGTCGCGATCCCCGGCTGGTCCCGCCGCGCCCGTCCGCGCCTGCGGCGCGAGCTGCCGTGGGTCCCGGAGCGGGTCTGGGACCGGCTGGACGTCTCCCCCGCGCACAACGCCGCCGCCATCGGCCTGATGGGCGTGGTGGTGGCCGCCGCCGCGGCCGACGGGGCGCGCACCGGCGGGCGGAGCGGTTTCTACCAGACGGTGCTCCTGGGCTTCGGCGCGCACGCCGTGGTCCACGTGGCGCAGTCCGCCGCCACACGCGGGTACACACCCGGAGCGGTGACGGCGCCGCTGGTGGTCGTGCCCTTCTCGCTGTGGGCGTGGTCGCGGCTGCGCGCGGCCGGGGTGCCCGCCGCACGGGGCGGTGGGCCCGCCGCGATGGCCGCGCTCCCGGCGGCGCTGGGCGCGGTGCACGGGCTGGCCGCGCTGCTCACGCGCGGCCGCCGCGGGAAGGAGTAG
- a CDS encoding GntR family transcriptional regulator yields MTRKPRYVWLADQLRAPILRGDMPPGTRLPSRTRLARSYRVSEQISRTALRLLVTEGLVEARPGSGYYVRDVPDVFRICRTDSTSGSGLGRLAREPLGTEQEPGTTPIVERLGLREGEPVYITTSRGLSADRPITLHRSWEPASLTVGTLRTPYDASPDAGLLERLGSAGHPVDRVVEEVGVRVLRDSEAALLGSAPGIPVLVVERTHYSGNRPVETSDLIGTADQCRLLYKLTLARPRPPRGRS; encoded by the coding sequence GTGACCAGGAAACCCCGCTACGTCTGGCTGGCCGACCAACTCCGCGCCCCCATCCTGCGCGGCGACATGCCCCCCGGGACCAGGCTTCCCTCGCGCACCCGCCTGGCCCGGAGCTACCGGGTGAGCGAGCAGATCTCCCGCACCGCGCTGCGGCTGCTGGTCACCGAGGGCCTGGTGGAGGCCCGCCCCGGTTCCGGCTACTACGTGCGCGACGTCCCCGACGTCTTCCGGATCTGCCGCACCGACTCCACCTCCGGATCCGGCCTGGGCCGCCTGGCCCGCGAACCCCTGGGCACCGAGCAGGAGCCCGGCACGACGCCGATCGTCGAGCGGCTCGGCCTGCGCGAGGGCGAACCGGTGTACATCACCACGTCGCGCGGGCTGTCCGCGGACCGGCCCATCACCCTGCACCGCTCCTGGGAGCCCGCCTCGCTCACCGTCGGAACACTGCGCACCCCCTACGACGCCTCCCCCGACGCGGGCCTGCTCGAACGCCTCGGGTCGGCCGGACACCCCGTCGACCGGGTCGTGGAGGAGGTCGGGGTGCGGGTGCTGCGCGACTCCGAGGCCGCCCTGCTCGGCTCCGCCCCGGGCATCCCCGTCCTGGTCGTGGAGCGCACCCACTACAGCGGCAACCGCCCGGTGGAGACCTCCGACCTCATCGGCACCGCCGACCAGTGTCGACTCCTCTACAAACTGACACTGGCCCGGCCCCGCCCGCCGCGCGGGCGCTCCTGA